One Nicotiana sylvestris chromosome 12, ASM39365v2, whole genome shotgun sequence genomic window carries:
- the LOC104243310 gene encoding GCN5-related N-acetyltransferase 8-like, with protein sequence MAEKISFSTQISGRVRLATESDVPHLHKLMYQMAKYHNYAKVFNATEASISTNLFKSNPCPPFYSVTAFILEVSPNNFPKKTTKHSIFDPIQKTINLDSPIVDPESELFRTNEDDIFIAGYILFFPSYSGYFEKPGFFIENMYVRECYRKYGFGKILFSAVASQAAKMGFSTVDWLTVGWNVDAIDFYLGMGAYIMADVKRFRLSGNGLDAFASSEDADKFR encoded by the coding sequence ATGGCCGAGAAAATCAGTTTCAGCACTCAAATCTCCGGTAGAGTTCGCCTCGCCACAGAATCAGACGTGCCACATCTCCACAAACTCATGTATCAAATGGCAAAATATCATAACTATGCTAAGGTCTTTAACGCCACTGAGGCTTCCATCTCTACGAATCTTTTCAAATCTAATCCTTGCCCGCCTTTCTACTCAGTGACCGCATTCATTCTTGAAGTCTCACCCAACAATTTTCCTAAAAAAACCACTAAACATTCCATTTTCGACCCAATTCAGAAAACCATTAATCTTGACTCACCTATAGTAGACCCAGAATCAGAACTGTTTAGAACCAATGAAGATGATATTTTCATAGCTGGCTATATCCTATTTTTTCCTAGCTATTCAGGTTACTTTGAGAAACCTGGTTTCTTTATTGAAAACATGTATGTTAGGGAGTGTTATCGAAAATATGGATTTGGAAAAATACTATTTTCTGCTGTGGCCTCGCAGGCGGCTAAAATGGGGTTCTCCACAGTTGATTGGCTTACAGTTGGGTGGAACGTTGACGCCATTGATTTCTATCTTGGGATGGGGGCTTATATTATGGCAGATGTTAAGCGTTTTAGGCTTTCTGGTAATGGGCTTGATGCATTTGCTTCAAGTGAGGATGCTGACAAGTTTAGATAA